The nucleotide window TTTAACAGCTCCGACAATCGTTTCAAATGATTCGCCTGCCCTCGTAATCACTTTGACGCCATCCTCCACAGAAGTAAGTGAATTTTTCACAGCTTGTTCTACACTGTCTGTCTCCTGCTTAATTTCTGCTGTGAGCACTGCAATGTTACTAGCAGATGCATTGGATTGCTCTGCAAGCTTTCTCACTTCGTCAGCCACAACGGCAAAGCCTTTACCGTGCTCCCCTGCTCGCGCTGCCTCAATTGCCGCATTTAATGCTAATAAATTCGTTTGATTCGTTATTTCTGTAATAGCATTTGTCATATTTTCAATTGCTTCTGTTTTTTGAGTTAAATTTTGCACAAGCTCATTAACAGCAGAAGTTGAGGAGCTAATTACCGTCATTTGTTGACTTGCATCAGTAATAATTTGCGCACCGTCTGTTGCAACATTGCTTGCATGTAAGGATGAAGAATGCAACGATTGAGATGCCTCTGCAATACGCTGGACGCCTTGTGCTGTTTCCTCCATCGCAAGCGCACTTTCATTGGCTGAATTCGTCGCTGTTTGAGAGGTTTGTGCTGTATTCACTGCCTGTCTTGTTACATCCTCTGATGTTGCTGTCATTTCCTCAGCACTTGCAGAAAGCTCCTCTGCCGATACATTCAGCTGCTCAACATTTGATTGAATATGTACAATTAATGTGCGTATATTGTTTTTCATTGCATTAAAAATGGTACTCAGCTTTCCTAATTCATCATGAGAAGTAATTGTCATATCCTCTTTTGACAAATCGCCATCACCAATCGCTGTTGCTTGTTCCATAATAAGCAGCAATGGACTCGTAATTGTCCGACGAACATAGAACATAACACCGATACTAATTAATATACTAATAGCTAACACAATATAGGAAAGAATATTGGCATTGCTTGCTGTTGAATTGATCTCTTCTTGAATGTTAGCCATCTGCTCTATTTGGAATGCATTCATTTCGTCACCAGCTTCCAATATCCCCGTGTTCACCTCATGAACAGTTGTATTCATAATCTTGACGGCCTGAATC belongs to Lysinibacillus louembei and includes:
- a CDS encoding methyl-accepting chemotaxis protein, which codes for MSIGKKLNVIFIIFIALLIISMGSSIFNLSNITKKTDEALDYRLNQLLLIEAIRYETGMRASHMRAIILDPDASIHRENLKLAEEILDKKLADLEGYIHSAEFKALWEKAYTNNEEFKKIVPQLLTLVDGGNTIQAVKIMNTTVHEVNTGILEAGDEMNAFQIEQMANIQEEINSTASNANILSYIVLAISILISIGVMFYVRRTITSPLLLIMEQATAIGDGDLSKEDMTITSHDELGKLSTIFNAMKNNIRTLIVHIQSNVEQLNVSAEELSASAEEMTATSEDVTRQAVNTAQTSQTATNSANESALAMEETAQGVQRIAEASQSLHSSSLHASNVATDGAQIITDASQQMTVISSSTSAVNELVQNLTQKTEAIENMTNAITEITNQTNLLALNAAIEAARAGEHGKGFAVVADEVRKLAEQSNASASNIAVLTAEIKQETDSVEQAVKNSLTSVEDGVKVITRAGESFETIVGAVKNMTDQIQEVSATSEQLSASAEQVSASVTEIATGTQNISSNIETVAAAMEEQSATMNQVANVATTLTENAQALQQEVRKFKV